Part of the Leptodactylus fuscus isolate aLepFus1 chromosome 6, aLepFus1.hap2, whole genome shotgun sequence genome, AGCCCTCAAACCATCACTGCAAGTATACCCACTACAGCTAACTCATAGGGTCGCTTTTGCTGTTGTTTTCTCCCTTCTCATGGGCCATGTCGACTCACAAAAGTGAAAAAGGAGGAAAGGCAGAGATGACTGAATCTCCTGGCATACCCTACCAGAACTATTCAGGACTCCATGTTAATCCAGTATGGCTGAAGGTGGATCTCCACATCATTAGCCGCCTCTAAGCAAGAACCTTCACCAGACACCGGAGAACTTAACATGGACTCTAAGATTCTTTTTGGAAAACTTAAACATCTGTTTTCCACTGAGCTATCCAAAGCCATTACAGATGTCAGATAAATaatgtgtttccccgaaaaaccCTAATATCCCTAGAGAAGTCAAGCTGAATAATCTGGAATTGAACTTTTTGGTGACTTAGCTCCAACCACTTTGAATAGACACAGAACTATGTGTCATGTCACTCTAGATCTCCATAAATTTCAAATTTGATATTGCTGTGGATTTCCTTTTCATATCCCTTGCTCTATTCATGGTAAAGACTATGTCATCCACTCCTTGAAAGAAAGCTTGGATGTCCTCAAGCAGGAAGGAATTGTGGTTGAAGACCTAGAGGGTCTGGATCCCCTTCCCCAAATACCTAGTCGTATGTGGCAAACTAAACAAAAGCAGCCTCTGAATGTGCTAAGGCTCCTTCGCATCAGGGTTGGTGAATCAACGTGATATGTAGATTAAGGGATCTTAAGATTGGTTTGGTTAATTTGTAGGCACCCAATAATTACCAGGTCGGCTTTTTCCTAGATCTGTTTCAGGTTTTAGGACTACTATCTGTTCCTGGAGtaatatggtgtgtgtgtgtgggggggggggggggggggcgctttaATTTCTGCTATAACATAATACTTGATCGGTCCTCCCCCCATGGCAGATAATGTGTCGGCCAAATCCAAGGGTGAGCGCTACCATGCCATCTAATTCCTTGCTTTGGCAGACTGATGGCATGAATTTAATGGAAAGACGAGGGGCTACACATATTTTTCCACTGCCCACAAACACTCTACCAGAATCGATTGGGTTCTTGCTTCCACATCACTTCTCCCAATGCTCACCTAGGCCCAAAATGTCCCATGCACTGGATCAAATTCTGACCTTGTGCTAGCCGATTTAGCTTTTGTCATTGCCAGATTGTAAATCATCAGAGCTTTGTGAGGGCTCCTTTGTGGAAATGTCTGTTGTTTCTATGGATAATATGTATTTCGGGTTATATGTTGGGTTGAGCAATCCGGatggggaaagattggatccgaatcggcaatcgagcaaatttcacgatcaggattggctggaaattattaaaaattggattttgaaatgtcaagatcggctcaaccctactgtatacataatatacaattagggttgagtgattgggaaagatcggatcccgatcggcgattgagcaaatttcacgatcgggatcggttggaaaatgattggaaattggattttaaaatcgatcctgaaatctcaagatcagctcaaccctagttatatgTCAGAAATTTTTTGGGAGACAATGTGATTAAAAAAACAGTATATTTGTTGTTCATTTTATGTCAAAAATGATGTTCTATTTTTAtactgatatgctatttaaaaaGATAACAATCTGAAAAATTGGGGCAAATTTTCAttgattttgttttttattgcaattttttcttACTTTTCAACATTCTTATTTTCTGTTGAGACTTGTAAACTAGGTGGTGCAATTGCTGCTACAATGTTGtagtatataaaataaaagtgaaaGCAAAACTTATTCTATAGAGATACTTGTGACGGTGATGTGGAGGCCTTCAGTTAACCAGTAACACCATGGTATTTCATTAGCAACCTGTATTCGCATTGTGGATGGGTCAATGGGAACAGCAAAACACAAAGAGACACCTCAGATACTGCTATAAGTATTGGTATCTAAGGGATTAAATGGTTGCAAACTGTGTTTTCAGTCCACAAATCACTTGTGGGCTGTAGGATGTCTTTTTTGGGCCACCTTGAAGCATTGAGTGCTCTCTCCACCTCCTCGTAATGCCATAAGGCTCAACTTGccaacaatattctacactatgttttatatataggttcctaggagacctaagagtattctacactatgttttatagataggttcctagtagtcctaagagtattctacactatgttttatagataggttcctaggagccctaagagtattctacactatgttttatagataggttcctaggagtcctaagagtattctacactatgttttagagataggttcttaggagtcctaagagtattctacactatgttttatagataggttcctaggagtcctaagagtatcctacactatgttttatagataggttcctaggagccctaagagtattctacactatgttttatagataggttcctaggagccctaagagtattctacactatgttttatagataggtttctaggagccctaagagtattctgcactatgttttagagataggttcttaggagtcctaagagtattctacactatgttttatagataggttcctatgagtcctaagagtatcctacactatgttttacagataggttcctaggagccctaagagtattctacactatgttttatagataggttcctaggagtcctaagagtattctacactatgttttatagataggttcctatgagtcctaagagtatcctacactatgttttatagataggttcctaggagccctgagagtattctacactatgttttatagataggttcctaggagctctgagagtattctacactatgttttatagacaggttcctaggagacctaagagtattctaccctatgtattatagataggttcctaggagccctaagagtattctacactatgttttatagataggttcctaggagtcctaagagtattctacactatgttttatagataggttcctaggagccataagagtattctacactatgtattatagataggttcctatgagctctaagagtattctacactatgttttatagataggttcctaggagtcctaagagtattctacactatgttttatagataggttcctaggagccctgagagtattctacactatgttttatagataggttcctaggagctctgagagtattctacactatgttttatagataggttcctaggagacctaagaatattctaccctatgtattatagataggttcctaggagccctaagagtattctacactatgttttatagatatagagtCCTATAGATTTATAGATATAGAAATGTAAATCTTGATGGAATATATATTTCAGCCAAATTCCTGCATGTATACAATGTCTTGATGTAATCTCTTACTTCTTCTAGGTACTAACTGGATGATTGAAATCTTAAATTTAATTAAGCACAAGGGAGATGTAACAAAAAGCAGTGCTGTGCCAATCCACATTAGATCTCCATGGTATGAAACAGTTACATCTGAAGAACACATCGACAAACTGGACCCTCCAAGAATAATCACTTCCCACCTACCGCACCACATTTTTGCGAAGTCTTATTTCAAATCTAAAGCAAAAGTAAGTAACACATAACCCTCTGCTTAGTGAGAACAGATCCCTGAAGCTTGTGCTAAGAAATATTCTACTGACATTTGTAATATTTCAAATTAAGTTTTTAATGGAGTCAAACAATATGTATTTTGTCTAACTAAAATGAATGACACAGTGAAAATACTGAGGAGACCCAAGTTTGTGATGTTCggcatcacctgacagcctctctttCAATGGTTGATGGGAGATGGACACTTTACAGTACTGatgttatgtacagtatatgagatACAGTGGGTAGGAGCACAATGCacttcagtgatggtggaagtataggatggatgtgttatttatCCAAATTGCTTCATTTTCTTCAGCAATGCACATCACTGACTGCAGCAAGGAGAATCTTAGgccggaatccgtgtcaaaatcctgctaaaaaaaacacctcccattcaaatcaataggaGCTTGtcataccctttcttcaggcggattccacagctcatTCAGCCATGGACATCCTCCTcccgactagtcccattcatttgtgcctaatccagagcggaatgctgcgactggattccAGTGCACTGCAGGTGCATCTAGctgttttttttggtctggaatctgaggtggcctccgcgtcaaattccagaccaaaaaaacccatctgaactAGGAGTAGGCAaagtagaacaaagtttagtcagatttatttAATTATAAGCAATTCTGTGAgagaaatcatagataggagtaatggtgactagggttgagcaaaaagattggaaaagatcggattccattcccgatcttttccCGTGGGATCAAGGTTATTGGCTGatagccaatcattgtgggaaaaagctaacaatgattggccagtagccaagtattgtgggaaataacctccgactttgatcccgcgggaaaagatcggaatcggaatcCACTCTTTTCTGATcttttcgctcaaccctaatggtgacTATATATCCTATATAAGCCAGTCTGCTGCAGAAATACATGCAATGTACACTTAACCTTTTCATTGCCAATATTATAAATGCCTGTTTTTCAATATAGCAGTTTAACTTCTTACTGTCCATAGTGGCTTACATTGTTTTACTGACAGAGTTAGACTTCTTAGGAGCAAGGGTGTTTTGgggtcataagtagagatgagtgaacagtaaaatgttcgaggttcgatattcgtttctagtagcccctcaatattcaactactcgaatcgaatatcgaaccctattatagtctatggggggaaaatgctcgtttcaggggtaggcaacgttcgatcaaattatacttaccaagtccacgagtgagggtcgggctggatcctccgtgcagttttctccttgcagcgtccccgcggcatcttccggctcttcattcactctgccaggcattggtcctgggcagagccgactgcgcatgcccgcactacaagcactacaagaggacatgcgcagtcgtctctgcccaggcccgatgcctggcagagtgaatgaagagccggaagacgccgcggggaagctgcacggagaagacttctaaaggtaggagaagaaccagcattgattgcccgactgtatagcattcggtcaatcaatgctggttctgcatcaaatttttccattcgaatagtgagtggtactcgatcgagtacgagtatttcgaataccgtagtactattcgctcatctctagtcataagctTTTGGGTCAGAACTGCTGTTCTGATagccaaaaaaaaatatttcacatgTGCTAATCTGTAAAATCTTTGTTTCTAAAGGGATCTTTTTTTTGGTTACCCCCAAAAAAGTAtgacactactttttttttttcagattatctACACAATGCGAAACCCAAGAGACGTCATTGTATCTTTGTTCCATTTTACCAAGATTCTCAGTCTCTTCACACCTACAGAAAATTTCCAGAATTTCATAGAGGACTTTATAGAGGGGAAGGGTGAGAAACTTCATTAATGGAATATCcaataataaaatgtacattttttttaattataattttttggGGAATTTTTTATGTGAAGGTCCAAATTGAATATCATTTcaaataatattataatgtaatattatTTAGTTAGTTTAGTGGAAGATTTTTAACTTCTGTATTCCAGGCCACAAAGAAGTTAACCAACTAGATCAGAGTTAGGCCCCTTGCATACGACCGCGGCAATGgtgagtgtgctatccatgtatttcatagCTAGCACGCTGACCCATTGTTATCTATAATGATAAGAGAACACAGCACTGAGCAGATCCTAGTGTATTATATCTGGGTGTAAAATCGTAAGTAGAGTATACAGGTGACTACTCCCCTGGTTTGGTTGTGTGGCtcataacaactagagatgagcgagtagtactcgatcgagtaggtacttgatcgaatactatggtattcgaaatactcgtactcgatcgagtaccactcactattcgaatggaaaagttcgatgcagtatcagcattgattggcccaatgctatacagtcggccaatcaatgctggttcttctcctacctttagaagtcttctccgtgcagcgtccccgcagcgtcttccggctcttcattcactctgccaggcatcgggcctgggcagagccgactgcgcatgtccgcttgtagtgcaggcatgcgcagtcggctctgcccaggcccgatgcctggcagagtgaattcagagccggaagacgcctcggggacgctgcacggagaagacttctcggaggatccagcccgaccctcacttgtggacttggtaagtataatttgatcaaacgttgcctacccctgaaacgagcattttccccccatagagtataatagggttcaatattcaatttgagtagtcaaatattgaggggctactcaaaacgaatatcaaaccttgaacattttactgttcgctcatctctaataacaacctATTTTGCATAACAAACAATGTGGAGAGGGAGGACAGCAGCTTGAAACTGTCACGAGGACGTCAGACCAGGTATAAGAATGGACCAGCCTTCGGGATGGATAGACAAAGGACAGCACTGTGACCCACTGTGGCAGGATtgatttgcacttgaaaaagggctataATAGCCCAAAACGTTGTGCCCATAAAGTTGTCCACAATATCCTTTGGGTGAGTGCTGTCCTTTGGCTATCCATCCCGGAGGCTGGTTCATTCTTATACCATTGTTTTCTATCCCCATGTCCCCCATATGCCActtgtgcttttaattcacagcaggctggttgcagcatggtcgtctgcaaccggccttataCCCGAAATCTGAATCTGCTAGGTACTGGACGCTAATATAGTAGACATGCAGGCtacttctattcaagtaatagattGAGAGCAGCAATCTtgtccactgtgtagtggtgTTTTTGGGGAGTTGGAGACCCCAATATAGTTAAAAGTAAAGCAATAATGGCCACCCCAGGGTGGGCTCCACAGTGTCAGTGGACCCAGTGAAGTCACCCCCTCTACCCTCCCGCTAGCTACACTGCTGTTTTTAAGTAATCTGGTCCTTTGTCTTTCAGCTCTGTACGGGTCTTGGTTTGACCATATAAAAGGCTGGATGCAAATGAAAGATGATGAAAGATTCTTCTTTATCACCTATGAGGAGCTTCTCCAGGTAATAATACTGCAGTACAGGGCGGCATGGAGAGCGGGTTGGGTCTCTGTAGTAAATTCTGTGCAAGATATAGCTTTAGtccctgcaatgtggatgggattctagagattcccatccacaccttgttgAAAAATTTGCACAGTGCACTCACTGTTATTTCCATTTTGGTGTTATCTAGTTGTCTTTTTGCACATGTGCTGTTCGGACCCTCGGCAGATGATCAGAGAAATTCTCAGGAGCTTCTGGCTCTAGACTGGCTTCTTAGGGATTACACATCTGTATATATGTCTCTAGGAGCTTTATTTCTTTACTTTTTATTGAATGTCTTAGTAAAAGTTACGTCTTAGAAGCCCTCTCTGTGATAATATACAGCTAACactctatatatacactatatatagatatacatacatCTCATATTTTTCAGGATCTCCGTGGCGGTGTGATAAGAATCTGTAAATTTTTGGGGCAGGAGTTGGATGACGCCCAGATTGACTCGGTTGTTGAACATTCAACCTTCAAATCCATGAAGGAAAACCCAATGTCAAATTGGAGTCAACTGCCTTCTGATGTAATGGACCAATCGAAAGGCGCCTTCATGCGTAAAGGTAATTCTATATATCATCACTATCAGATGACTAGGGAATCATTTGTAAAACAATTTCTGTTGAGTTTGATTTTTGAGCTTTTTTATGGTCATGCTGGTTTCCAAACTGTAGTTAGTTTTCAATTACCACGTCAAGTTTTTTTCTCTACACCTTATGAGAATGTGACCACTCTCCATGGAATCGAACATGGATCATGGATATTGCTCTCCTATTGGCTGACATAAACCTTCTACGATGGGCACAGGAGAACAGCCATAGGTTTATACTTGGCGTTTATACTTGAAATACTGTCGTGAGACGTGTGTCGCTCTGAAATTGCGCAGCGCATTCCAACATGGAGTCTGAGTTCTTGTTTAGATTCAAGGTTAGAAAGGTTTAGTGTTTGAGATTAAACTTCTCCTTATGTCTACCTCTTCTAGTTCATGTTGTAAGTGCTTAAACAGTCCCAATTCGTTTTGATATATAGGTGGCAGTTTTACCATTCGCAGTCAAAGGACACTCGCTCATACCTACATATGATGGctgactattagggttgagccaatcttgagatttcaggatcgtttttaaaatccgatttccgatcattttccatccgaacccaatcctgattccaattctgatactaatgcaagtcaatgggattttttaatgatcgaaaatcagattttaaaaacgatcctattccctacacagtgtggagtccaaaaattgaaggcttcaatgtttggactccacgctgtgtagtgattaagaaaatccaccggctacttagtcccccttgcacagaaccactgccgccGCCGCTCCCAGTGTGTAcgctgctccccggagctccaggccattgttctctgtccatttctctcttctctcattcagacgccggaaGAGCCCCCGCCTACttagtgaatcactcacgtctccccgctgtGTACCCACCCACATTCGCCTAAACCACAACAATCCCTAACTACTGCCAGCATCAgtgacactagcctagggaggcgaggGCGCGCATGGCGCTTTGCcggtgtctgaatgagagaggagaggacagagaacaaaggcccggagctctggggagcagcagcggttctgtgcaggtaactagggttgagaaatctggatcggaattccgttcccgatcttttttataCGGGATCAGAACCCAaccgcgattgtgaaatttaacctattgctgatcgggatctgatttttttcccatcccaatcgctcaaccctagtgactatTGTTGGAGCATCAAGCGAGAATGTCCACAGATTAAACAATCCAGAAAAAGCTATAAGTGAAAATTTGTACCTTAATATGTAATTACCTTGCGATAAAAAACCAACTATTTGTATGAACACACTTTATCATTCAGTAACCATTATAGAATTTGTATGAATAAAATGACTCTTTGTAAATAGTATATCTGGTaagtttttactttattttccttTCTGTGCACAATTTGTATGACTTCTGAGGGTGTCCTGTAGCTTAAAAAGTTGACGTGATAGACAGAACCTGTGATTAGTTTTGGATCCAGAGGCCAAATGATAGTTGAAAACAATTCACAGATTTAAGACGATTTAAGACAATGAAATTGCTCTTCCCCAGTGTAATTTTTAGTAGCCGATTATTATATCAGAGGCCATGTAGACTTTGGCTATTACACCTCTTGTAAACTTTCTCAGAATTCACAATAATGTATTTCTGCATATTTTGTTCCTTACAGGAATATCTGGAGACTGGAAGAATCATTTTACTGTCGCACAGAGCGAGTACTTTGATAAAATCTACCAAGAGAAGATGAAGGACCTCAATATGAGCTTTTTCTGGGAACAATCTTCCTAAAGTTCTGGCCTCATTTTGTATTACATTCAGGAAGTGGTTGATGGATAGAACAACATGTCTTACCAAGGGTTGTCCGAGATTCCTCCAGTCACTGACCATCCGATACAATACTATGGCTGGGAGCCGCAATgggaaattacatgtattatatcCAAAAAGCCCCAAAGGGCAGATGGCCGCTCTGCTATTGTCCTGGGGTTTGTCCCATATTGGAAAATAGTTTAGTCTGTATTTGTATTAAATGTTGAATATGTTTCAGAATAAAACAGCGAATACATGAACAGAAATGGAGTTTTTATTTTGTTACTCATGAATGGCGACAAATTCCACAACAAGGTTTATTAAGTATCGGCCTGTGTGTACACTGACATAGTATCACCATTATGTTACTTCATTCCATATGAAAGATAAAAAGAAACCAGAACTAAAAatcttcttttattattttattaaaaagaataaaacctcagcagtatatagagccatCCATACAGAGCGTCCGTTACTTTCTGACATGTATCGATCACACATTTGAGCAGGTTGCACACGACCTTGTGCTAAGCGGCTGCCATGCATGAACAACACGGGTGATGCATGGGGGATACAAGGATGACTCCCGTGTGCTGCCCGTGCACTGGCTGGGCTGCCAcctcccctttcattcaatgaataggaagcctcggaagcagggccgcaaaatcaGACGGGAATAAGACCTGTTTTGTATTTTGCAATCCAGACTCTCAGACTCGACAAGGGACTGTGTAAttcagaggtataaccagtaggaagaGCGAGAGATTGTGATCCCACTATATAGTGTGTTGATGGGACGACATTGGAAATACAGTGTCCAGTCCTGGAGATATCACCTACAAAAAGACATAAGTAAAATAAAACTGGTGCAAATGTGGGCTGCAAAATGGTAGAGGCTCTGAAGTATAGAGTGCATTCATTATTGGAAAAATCCACATCATCTTCAAGGtcttgtaagggctagttcacacggggctagtgacggcatattttggtcctgattttgggtgtgaagccacgtcagaataggaccaaaatgcgcctgttgCGACTGTCGCagattcccgctccggagtaggcccaaatgaatggacctagttcggagggtgctgtcgcgcgGCGGACGCCGCAGCTTGATCAGCTGCGTAATCGGCGTGaataaagggcagctcgcttctttttttgcttaaagaggacctttcatca contains:
- the LOC142209842 gene encoding sulfotransferase 2B1-like gives rise to the protein MSFDHFYYKEVRFAKDVHTEESINHAENEFEVFDDDIYNVTYPKSGTNWMIEILNLIKHKGDVTKSSAVPIHIRSPWYETVTSEEHIDKLDPPRIITSHLPHHIFAKSYFKSKAKIIYTMRNPRDVIVSLFHFTKILSLFTPTENFQNFIEDFIEGKALYGSWFDHIKGWMQMKDDERFFFITYEELLQDLRGGVIRICKFLGQELDDAQIDSVVEHSTFKSMKENPMSNWSQLPSDVMDQSKGAFMRKGISGDWKNHFTVAQSEYFDKIYQEKMKDLNMSFFWEQSS